The genomic stretch cgTACAACGtcgcatttatttttctcacggtaaaattttatacaataaaaacgacaattatatatacagaaatcATCTTTCGTCCTCGTATTAGCCTCAGgtatattcgtttctttcttgcaTGGTCTTATAACTGGAGATCTTTTGAAAAACGTGATTCAATACTTCACTGGCCGTATGAATGTCCGAACTGCTTATCCTTAATATACTACCAAATTCTCTAATGTAATGATCCAATTCGGTGTCGTTCGATAAATTCTTACTcgacatatatttattcgtcaATTGGGATAACTTCAATAAGTCAGAACTAAATGCCTCGTCCAGATCAAATAATTCTAAGGCCGGCGGTGGTAATTCCTGGAAGCTCGGTGGAAAGACCtgagaaatgaaagaacaacAATGATTGGGAAGACAATTggaaatgattattttcaaatcaatTCTTATATCGATCTCTCTATGTGGATGTTTTACCGATGCTTGGGTAGGCGGCAGAGGTGCCTCAAAATGAGCTGGTATCAAGCTCAATGGTTCGTGCTTCACTCCCAAAGTTTCGTATGCCTTTATAGCAGCCGGTACCATATTCAAGTTTATCGAGTAAAAGTGATGTTTAAACAGTTTCGTATATTCTCGCGGAATCTCGATATTGTCGAGATCCTGCGTACAAACTTTTGGATTGTCCGCTTGTTGCGTTATATCGGGTACAAAGTTGTATTCccaaaactgaaaaaaaaaaaaaaaaaaaaaaaaaaaaaaacaaaacaaagaaaaaagtaagaaaaacgaaagatctgttttttttttttcttttcttctcaatCTCTCCCTATCGTCGACGTTAGACCTACATCGACGTCGTCCGGCTGACGTAAATCTCTCTCGGTCGTATCGTTCGAATCGAAGAAATCGAAAATCATATCTTGCAAGGCActattcttttccctctcGATATAGGGATCCGTAAACATCCTTGCCGAGCCCAAAACGACCAATTTACCAGATCCATTTTTACCCGAATAGTATGCACAGATAGGCCTGTTCATTGGAATAGCGATTGAGCCGCTTGACAATGCGACCACCGAAGGTTGCACAACGTTCAAGGTCGCACCGTACGGATAAAGAAAGTTGATCTCTCTAATCGATTAGGAAACATATaacattaacgataacgagGAAAGTTATACTTTTTCCTTATTGCTTGCTCTTACGAGTATTCGTTGTGATCCTTCGAAAAGGTCGATCTGTTCGACAAGCCTTGAGAGACGAGACACTCCTTCGGATGTAACGTTTGATTGTAACCCATACGTACGACGCTGTCTGAAGGatggattaaaaaagaaaaaaaattattattaaaaaatatcattattattattattattattattattattattattattattatcattatcaatatataagaaaatattatcgtaaacTATACCATTGTTCACCATCACCCCGTATTCCTCGatcaagaaattaatattcgtGTTCGATTTGTTTTCGCCACCTTCGCCTAGCATCACTAGAACGTTGCCGCCGGTGTTGACGAAATTTCTGATGGCGTTCATTTCGACTTCGGTGAACTTATTTCTCGGTCCCGGTAATACAAAGACCCGTCCACTCGTCAATGTTTCTTCGGTGATGGTATCGTTGTTTCTGAAGTTGACGTTTAAAAGTCAAAAAGACGAAGCGTACGCTTCGAAATTGAATGATCTGCAAGAGATACTTACTCGATCAATTTCCATTTTGGTTTCAACTTTCTCTGCAACACTTTGAACTCCtcgttcaattttctttcattcttcgacGCATCGAAGACGACAACGTTAACATTATTGTTGTCGCTACTTCCTCCACCAAAGATCGAACTCATCTTTCCTTATTCTgccagagagatagatagaagaagatCGACGAATGTATCAACGAGATCAACGATAATGTCAACGAACACTCTCGTCGACATTAGACGATTAATCGActaatgaaaaggaaaagacgatAAAGACGTCCTCGTTTATTTCGACAAAACGTATATCACCATCCTTTTAACCTCAACGCTACGTCGCGTTGTCAATGGCAACGAATTAGACACCAGCTAATGGCGCGATAGGCTTCTATAATGGCCAATAGTATTaaggaaagaattaattaCGTATAACGTAATTGTCCATGGAATTCGTTTTTGGCTTGCataacattttcaaattatcaTGATAATATCCTGTTAATGTTAATCGGTTATACAACATAggttgtataaataaatatttgataataaataggTATAATAGTTGTGTAGCGCGTCCTTCGTTCGTATTGGTCCATTCGAATCAAGGGACTGCGCATGCGTCAGAAAATATCTTCGACTCTTCCATAATATTTACTTTGGGCCAACTTCAGGCCAATAACAATTGTCAACCGGTCTGAGGCCACGTGTCCGTCTGGTAGACgcgagttctttttttttttctctctctctctctctctctctctctctctcacatcaAACAAATCTAGAAAACTTAGtttgaaggaaagaagaagaatggcAACTCTCGAGCAAGACAATAACGAAGAGTTGAAACAATTATTGAACGCTCCTCCTGTGAGAAATATTACCGAGGATATATGTATGGCTCCGCCGTTATCGGTAGGTTATTAATTACGAATTCACGATGACGTTTAAGAAATCAACTTGATTACGCACAATTGATTGCAGACTAACGTGCCACGGCCAAGTACATCTCAAAATGTTAATCCATCTACTACCATGAATCCGATGGTACCCAATACGGTCAATAGTACAAAGGAGATTCCAGAGGCTTGCGTACAGTAAGAAAATTCTCCTAGATCTTCTCTGAGCCATACCCCAttcccttttttatcctttttctttttttttctttttccagaaACGTCGTTTCCACCGTTAACTTAGGTACGGAATTAAGACTGATGTATATTAATACGAGAACTAGGAATTCGGAATATAATCCAGCAAGATTCACCGGtttaataatgagaatacGTAACCCCACGACGACAGCTTTGATCTTTCGTTCTGGAAAATTAGTTTGTACCGGGGCCAGAAGCGAGGCGGATTCTTGCTTGGCAGCAAGAAAGTTTGCCAGGATTATACAAAAATTGGGTTTCCCGGTAAGGACGTCGCCTGGATCCtcatattaatgaaattaaacttTTCATTATATCCTTCCTGTAATATATCATCTCGTTCGTTGCAGgccaaattttataattttaaagtacAAAATATAGTCGCTACCTGTGATCTTAAATTTCCTATTAAGTTGgaaaatttaaatcaaatgCATGGTCAATTTTCAAGTTACGAACCAGAGCTCTATTCCGGTTTAATATATAGGATGGTTTTACCTAGAGTGGTATTGCTCATATTTGTAAATGGAAAGATAGTATTAACTGGTAAGATCGAATAATGttcaatcgatataatataatagtttctTTACCGTTTATGCTTATTAAGGTATTATCCTCTCAAGCCAGTCGCATCTATCGTATGTATACCGATCTATGATATTAAGATTAGCTTATGTTGCAGGTGCAAAGAAACGGTCTGAATTGCAGGAcgcattaaataatatttatccgaTATTGAAAAGTTTTAGAAAGCAATAAGATAGTGTCGTCATTTTGTACGTTCGtgttatatctttataaaataatatttctctttatttattcaattgatTGTTATACGATAACTTTGCCAGTGATGttacatttcatatatatagaaatgtatttGGTAAGGTGCATTCCCTCGCGATCCGATATGCCAATATgtaacgaataatatttaattattgaatatctCATCGATAGTATCTTGTAAAAAAGTGCAATGGAACGATACGTGAGATATCGTCTACGTAGTTGTGTCAAAACGTCGTTTGTTTCAAAGAACGGAATTTCGGATGAAGTTGAACGACAAATCTCATGTTAAAATACGTATaattcgcgcgcgcgcgcgcgcgcgcgcgcgcgtgtgtgtgtgagtgtgtgtctgtgtgtgtatatgaatGTGTGTGGGAGTTGCTGGCTGTCTGTTTGCGTACATGCGTGCgtgagtgtgtatatattacaattgtttacatcgat from Vespa velutina chromosome 21, iVesVel2.1, whole genome shotgun sequence encodes the following:
- the LOC124956360 gene encoding TATA-box-binding protein-like — translated: MATLEQDNNEELKQLLNAPPVRNITEDICMAPPLSTNVPRPSTSQNVNPSTTMNPMVPNTVNSTKEIPEACVQNVVSTVNLGTELRLMYINTRTRNSEYNPARFTGLIMRIRNPTTTALIFRSGKLVCTGARSEADSCLAARKFARIIQKLGFPAKFYNFKVQNIVATCDLKFPIKLENLNQMHGQFSSYEPELYSGLIYRMVLPRVVLLIFVNGKIVLTGAKKRSELQDALNNIYPILKSFRKQ
- the LOC124956358 gene encoding intraflagellar transport protein 52 homolog, with product MSSIFGGGSSDNNNVNVVVFDASKNERKLNEEFKVLQRKLKPKWKLIENNDTITEETLTSGRVFVLPGPRNKFTEVEMNAIRNFVNTGGNVLVMLGEGGENKSNTNINFLIEEYGVMVNNDSVVRMGYNQTLHPKECLVSQGLSNRSTFSKDHNEYSEINFLYPYGATLNVVQPSVVALSSGSIAIPMNRPICAYYSGKNGSGKLVVLGSARMFTDPYIEREKNSALQDMIFDFFDSNDTTERDLRQPDDVDFWEYNFVPDITQQADNPKVCTQDLDNIEIPREYTKLFKHHFYSINLNMVPAAIKAYETLGVKHEPLSLIPAHFEAPLPPTQASVFPPSFQELPPPALELFDLDEAFSSDLLKLSQLTNKYMSSKNLSNDTELDHYIREFGSILRISSSDIHTASEVLNHVFQKISSYKTMQERNEYT